The following are from one region of the Sphingomonas oryzagri genome:
- a CDS encoding glutathione S-transferase family protein, which translates to MITLYHAPQSRSSRMIWLLEELGVDYEIRPVSIFRPMTGEGSGDPANPHPDKRVPALMHDGSLVAESVAIVLHLLDAFPEAGLAPAPGDPRRGAYLTWIAWYVAELEPALFAGLSGDLAGSPQKQRNHDAVVARLQAALARGSYVMGDRFTGPDFLISSALAFGRRAYPADDAIDAYIGRCQSRPAAVRGQALDDQSGLQAAA; encoded by the coding sequence ATGATCACCCTGTATCACGCCCCGCAATCCCGTTCGTCCCGCATGATCTGGCTGCTCGAGGAACTGGGCGTCGACTATGAGATCCGTCCCGTCTCGATCTTCCGGCCGATGACCGGGGAGGGCAGCGGCGACCCGGCTAATCCCCACCCGGACAAGCGCGTGCCCGCTCTCATGCACGACGGATCGCTGGTGGCGGAATCGGTCGCGATCGTGCTCCACCTGCTCGATGCCTTTCCGGAGGCCGGCCTTGCCCCCGCGCCGGGCGATCCGCGCCGTGGCGCCTATCTCACCTGGATCGCATGGTATGTCGCCGAGCTGGAGCCGGCGCTGTTTGCCGGGCTGTCGGGCGATCTCGCGGGATCGCCGCAGAAGCAGCGCAATCACGATGCCGTCGTCGCGAGGCTCCAAGCGGCGCTCGCGCGGGGTTCCTACGTGATGGGCGACCGTTTCACGGGTCCCGATTTCCTGATCAGCAGCGCGCTCGCTTTCGGTCGCCGCGCCTACCCGGCCGACGACGCCATCGATGCCTATATCGGTCGCTGCCAGAGCCGACCGGCCGCCGTGCGCGGGCAGGCGCTGGACGATCAATCCGGGCTTCAGGCGGCCGCCTGA
- a CDS encoding helix-turn-helix transcriptional regulator yields the protein MRRADRLFQIIQILRRSTRPVTAGEIAAELEVSTRTVYRDIADLIAQRVPVQGEAGFGYILDDAFDMPPLMLTPDEIEAAVLGAQWVAGRGDPVLANAARDLIAKITSVVPERLRPFIADPTIGTRPCGLRVADSIDLAHVRTWVREGRKIRLLYGDERGERTDRIVWPVIIGFLDDIRMLAAWCELRQDFRHFRTDRIITAEFLDVRYDSRPSVLRQRWKRHLDEKPAVGRNTSPVRP from the coding sequence ATGCGCCGCGCCGACCGCCTGTTTCAGATCATCCAGATCCTGCGCCGCTCCACCCGACCGGTGACGGCGGGGGAGATTGCCGCCGAACTGGAAGTGTCGACCCGCACCGTCTATCGCGACATCGCCGATCTGATCGCCCAGCGCGTGCCCGTCCAGGGCGAGGCCGGCTTCGGCTACATCCTAGACGACGCGTTCGACATGCCGCCGCTGATGCTGACCCCGGACGAGATCGAGGCTGCCGTTCTCGGTGCCCAGTGGGTCGCGGGCCGGGGCGATCCGGTGCTGGCGAACGCGGCGCGCGATCTGATCGCGAAGATCACCAGCGTCGTGCCCGAGCGGCTGCGCCCGTTCATCGCCGATCCGACGATCGGGACGCGCCCCTGCGGATTGCGCGTCGCCGACAGCATCGATCTGGCGCATGTCCGCACTTGGGTGCGCGAGGGTCGCAAGATCCGACTCCTCTACGGCGACGAGCGGGGCGAGAGGACCGACCGGATCGTCTGGCCCGTCATCATCGGCTTCCTCGACGATATCCGCATGCTCGCGGCCTGGTGCGAGCTGCGGCAGGATTTCCGGCATTTCCGCACTGACCGCATTATCACGGCCGAGTTTCTCGACGTGCGTTACGACAGCCGGCCCAGCGTCCTCCGGCAGCGATGGAAGAGGCACCTCGATGAAAAGCCTGCCGTCGGCAGGAATACATCACCGGTTCGTCCATGA
- a CDS encoding PP2C family protein-serine/threonine phosphatase, producing the protein MNLRALAGWLRQTAAPAADSAACYVRSVSRTHVGRVRTINEDRVLDMSEHRLWAIADGMGGHAAGDAAAEAAIAMLQTVALDGQVSADSLGAALSEVNRHLHERTRQGSPMSGATIVAMFEKNRAMTILWAGDCRAYRLRDGQLAQLTHDHTVVQELVDQGALDAAQAALHPQAHVVTRALGAAEDLLLDRATSDALAGDLFLLCSDGLISAPMALDRLIQSAPRLLPSRADSLIAEALSCGGQDNISLLLVEII; encoded by the coding sequence ATGAACCTCAGGGCACTGGCAGGCTGGCTGCGCCAGACGGCGGCACCAGCGGCGGATTCTGCGGCCTGTTATGTCCGCTCGGTGAGCCGCACCCATGTCGGTCGGGTGCGCACGATTAACGAGGATCGTGTGCTCGACATGTCCGAACACCGGCTGTGGGCGATCGCTGATGGCATGGGCGGCCACGCGGCGGGCGACGCCGCCGCCGAGGCGGCGATCGCGATGCTGCAGACAGTTGCGCTTGATGGTCAAGTGAGTGCGGATTCGCTCGGGGCGGCGTTGAGTGAAGTCAACCGGCATCTTCACGAGCGCACGCGGCAAGGCTCGCCGATGAGCGGCGCGACGATCGTCGCAATGTTCGAGAAGAACCGCGCCATGACGATCCTTTGGGCTGGAGACTGTCGCGCCTATCGTCTGCGTGATGGCCAACTCGCCCAGCTGACGCATGACCACACGGTCGTGCAGGAATTGGTCGACCAGGGCGCGCTTGATGCCGCGCAGGCGGCGCTGCATCCGCAAGCCCATGTCGTAACCCGCGCGCTCGGGGCCGCGGAGGATCTGTTGCTTGATCGCGCAACCAGCGATGCGCTGGCCGGAGACCTTTTTCTTCTTTGTTCGGACGGCCTGATATCGGCGCCGATGGCGCTCGACAGATTGATCCAGTCTGCACCGCGCCTACTGCCGTCGAGGGCTGACTCCCTGATCGCAGAAGCGCTCTCATGCGGCGGCCAGGACAACATTAGCTTGTTGTTGGTCGAAATCATTTAA
- the tagH gene encoding type VI secretion system-associated FHA domain protein TagH: MFMLRLFDEGDLVHPIDARLLRDGVLRIGRDPSSDWTIPDPDREISRAHCELSADRGGVVLRSTGTNGVFDDESGARHPDAVDIPLPMPSTLRIGRYRLVVAPAPHEALGAGGENRTLVMTPPLGDSTIVPSEWSDAPAAVRNFSEGSLLEAFCEGAGLDVSLLSHEEPTEIMRRAGAVYRQMVLGIGDLMSERDRAKARYHLTRTTISGAGNNPFKWAPTQRLAIDLLLSGSNGFLSGPAALRSSFQDIKRHLVATFSGLQASLRAAVDSFDPAGIDGAIADRVSLLKSRASRQWQEVGARHGELRRQLDEGAGGSLERAFVEGYDEAERRATAAEA, translated from the coding sequence ATGTTCATGCTGCGCTTGTTCGACGAGGGTGATCTGGTCCATCCGATTGACGCGCGGCTGCTGCGCGACGGCGTGCTGCGCATCGGTCGCGATCCGTCGTCCGATTGGACCATTCCCGATCCCGATCGCGAGATCTCACGCGCGCACTGCGAGCTGTCGGCGGATCGCGGCGGCGTCGTGCTGCGCAGCACGGGCACAAACGGCGTGTTCGACGACGAGAGCGGGGCGCGCCATCCCGACGCGGTGGATATCCCGCTGCCGATGCCGAGCACGTTGCGGATCGGCCGCTACCGGCTCGTCGTCGCGCCGGCTCCGCACGAGGCGCTCGGCGCCGGCGGCGAGAACCGGACCCTGGTGATGACGCCGCCGCTCGGCGACTCCACGATCGTTCCCAGCGAATGGAGCGACGCCCCCGCGGCGGTTCGCAATTTCTCGGAAGGGTCGCTGCTGGAGGCTTTCTGCGAAGGTGCCGGACTGGACGTCTCGCTGCTCTCGCACGAGGAACCGACCGAGATCATGCGCCGCGCCGGTGCTGTCTATCGCCAGATGGTGCTGGGCATCGGCGATCTGATGAGCGAGCGGGATCGCGCAAAGGCGCGCTACCATCTCACGCGCACCACGATCAGCGGCGCCGGCAACAACCCGTTCAAATGGGCACCGACCCAGAGGCTGGCGATCGACCTGCTGCTGAGCGGGAGCAATGGCTTTCTCTCTGGCCCGGCCGCGCTCCGCTCATCTTTCCAGGACATCAAGCGCCACCTGGTCGCAACCTTTTCGGGCCTGCAGGCCTCGCTCCGCGCGGCCGTCGACAGCTTCGATCCCGCCGGCATCGATGGCGCGATCGCCGACCGGGTTTCGCTGCTGAAGAGCCGCGCCAGCCGGCAGTGGCAAGAGGTCGGCGCCCGCCACGGCGAGCTTCGCCGCCAGCTCGACGAGGGGGCAGGGGGCTCGCTCGAACGAGCCTTCGTCGAAGGCTATGACGAGGCGGAGCGCAGAGCGACGGCCGCCGAGGCATGA
- a CDS encoding serine/threonine-protein kinase, whose product MRMLGRYRIEERIGEGAMAEVFRARDTGIDRIVAIKALKPEYHRHPELAQRFLREATAAGTLSHAHIATIHDVGEADGAAYIAMELISGRPLDEMMQAQGRMPYERVLAIGIQLADALAYAHAQGVVHRDVKPSNIMLSADGRTAKLLDFGVARIGDVDPAGADLARTQVGQLIGTPRYMSPEQALGVPVDHRSDLFSLGAVLYEMITGKVAFDGNGLATLALQITQQQPEPVERSARDCPKGLRFIIDKLLAKKPDQRFADGTQLRQALQRELDAVSVEEPTRRRGLALRVKLPLVLIGATALALGSSVWIVLDRQQAALEHMAVVSGGSIAAFVTSNAALQVADNASLPPVQQDWAPLQAFVDTAANDVGVRRLIVADAGGIVRAASDPGLIGHHYIPVLGEAPVASDMGVTAATDATGGRGFRFVRPIRYAGTDVGKVDLLLRRTALDGAVGLTRGLLIALSIFIMAVVATIGWLSGTFIARPLRRLRRALDDVAAGDTAFRLSHRRSDELGAAFDAFNHAAAAIDARLAEAPGAASSSMVATRVAHRRAA is encoded by the coding sequence ATGCGAATGCTTGGGCGTTACCGGATCGAGGAGCGGATCGGCGAAGGCGCGATGGCCGAGGTTTTCCGCGCGCGTGACACCGGGATCGACCGCATCGTCGCAATCAAGGCGCTGAAGCCCGAATATCATCGCCATCCCGAGCTCGCCCAGCGCTTCCTGCGCGAGGCGACGGCGGCGGGCACGCTCAGCCACGCGCACATCGCCACTATTCACGATGTCGGCGAGGCCGACGGTGCCGCCTATATCGCGATGGAGCTGATCTCCGGTCGTCCGCTCGACGAGATGATGCAGGCGCAGGGACGGATGCCCTACGAGCGCGTGCTGGCGATCGGCATCCAGCTCGCCGACGCGCTTGCCTATGCGCATGCGCAGGGTGTGGTGCATCGCGACGTGAAGCCCTCCAACATTATGCTTTCGGCAGACGGCCGCACCGCCAAGCTGCTCGATTTCGGGGTGGCGCGGATCGGCGACGTCGATCCTGCCGGCGCCGATCTCGCCCGCACGCAGGTCGGCCAGCTGATCGGCACGCCGCGCTACATGAGCCCCGAGCAGGCGCTCGGCGTGCCGGTGGATCACCGCTCCGATCTCTTCTCGCTTGGCGCCGTGCTCTACGAAATGATCACCGGCAAGGTGGCGTTCGACGGCAATGGTCTCGCGACGCTGGCGCTGCAGATCACACAGCAGCAGCCCGAGCCCGTCGAGCGTTCGGCGCGTGATTGTCCGAAGGGCCTGCGCTTCATCATCGATAAGCTGCTCGCCAAGAAGCCCGACCAGCGCTTCGCCGATGGCACGCAATTGCGGCAGGCGCTGCAGCGCGAACTCGATGCGGTGTCGGTCGAGGAACCCACGCGGCGCCGTGGCCTCGCGCTGCGCGTGAAGCTGCCGCTCGTCCTGATCGGCGCGACGGCGCTCGCGCTCGGTAGCAGCGTATGGATCGTGCTCGATAGGCAGCAAGCTGCGCTCGAGCATATGGCGGTGGTGTCGGGCGGCTCAATCGCCGCCTTCGTAACCAGCAATGCGGCCTTGCAGGTCGCCGACAATGCCAGCCTGCCGCCCGTGCAGCAGGATTGGGCGCCGCTTCAGGCCTTCGTCGATACGGCGGCGAACGATGTCGGCGTGCGGCGTCTGATCGTGGCGGATGCCGGCGGCATCGTCCGCGCCGCCAGCGACCCCGGCCTGATCGGCCACCACTACATTCCCGTGTTGGGTGAGGCGCCCGTTGCCTCCGATATGGGGGTCACAGCGGCGACCGATGCGACCGGCGGTCGCGGCTTCCGCTTCGTCCGCCCGATCCGCTATGCGGGCACCGACGTCGGCAAGGTCGATCTGCTGCTCCGCCGTACCGCGCTGGATGGCGCTGTCGGCCTCACGCGCGGGCTGCTGATCGCTCTCTCCATCTTCATCATGGCGGTGGTTGCGACGATCGGCTGGCTGAGCGGCACCTTCATCGCCCGGCCCTTGCGCCGGCTCCGCCGTGCGCTGGACGATGTCGCGGCCGGGGACACCGCCTTCCGCCTCTCCCACCGCAGGAGCGACGAGCTCGGCGCCGCCTTCGATGCCTTCAACCATGCCGCCGCCGCGATCGATGCACGGTTGGCGGAGGCACCGGGGGCCGCTTCCTCCTCGATGGTCGCGACTCGCGTCGCGCATCGCCGGGCAGCCTGA
- a CDS encoding LysM peptidoglycan-binding domain-containing protein, producing MITVSAHRLAILGAVAPLLALSACGRDAAPRAPASVAPVASPLDAAVELLNQGDEKGAQKQLKPLLKANPNDPQANVLLESIKRDPVELLGDRSFAYTVQPGDTMVGLSQRFLGNRLKFYQLARYNHVGRPAALSAGTVLRIPGEAPRPAPPPKPVPTAEDKAPSRSKPKPQPGSPAGAPAKAPAADPATALKLRGLGLVALNQGRVTDAVVLLGRASTLDPSNPLIARDLARARRIAQTVAKRR from the coding sequence ATGATTACCGTTTCGGCCCATCGGCTTGCCATCCTGGGTGCTGTCGCGCCTCTGCTCGCGCTCTCCGCCTGCGGACGGGACGCCGCTCCTCGTGCTCCCGCGTCGGTCGCGCCGGTGGCGTCGCCGCTCGATGCCGCCGTCGAATTGCTCAACCAGGGCGACGAGAAGGGGGCGCAAAAGCAGCTCAAGCCGCTGCTCAAGGCCAATCCCAACGATCCGCAGGCCAACGTGCTGCTCGAATCGATCAAGCGCGATCCCGTCGAACTGCTCGGTGACAGGAGCTTCGCCTATACGGTGCAGCCGGGCGACACGATGGTCGGCCTGTCGCAACGCTTTCTCGGCAACCGGCTGAAATTCTACCAGCTAGCCCGATACAATCATGTCGGGCGACCGGCGGCGCTGAGCGCGGGCACTGTCCTGCGCATCCCGGGCGAGGCGCCCCGTCCGGCTCCGCCACCGAAGCCCGTGCCAACTGCGGAGGACAAGGCGCCGTCCCGTAGCAAGCCCAAGCCCCAGCCCGGCTCGCCGGCCGGTGCGCCAGCCAAGGCCCCTGCAGCGGATCCGGCGACCGCGCTCAAGCTGCGTGGTCTCGGCTTGGTCGCGCTCAATCAGGGGCGGGTGACCGATGCGGTGGTTTTGCTCGGCCGCGCCTCCACGCTCGATCCGTCCAATCCGCTGATCGCGCGCGATCTCGCGCGGGCGAGGCGGATCGCGCAGACCGTCGCGAAGCGGCGCTAA
- a CDS encoding putative bifunctional diguanylate cyclase/phosphodiesterase codes for MADRVTAIEQRLLHRHPVSGLPTREPLFAAIAASPDGVLGVIHLLDLERLQAFDEALADHVLAALAERVVRMLGAGALVAQVDRARLAVWFGTETPAEVADTKLQALGYALGEAVSFGQREVLPEIRISHAHMSDHGIAPATLLARVSASRSGGADISAPATDDPLIAAQQLYALEQDLRRAVARGELELAYQPLVDAQAGAVCGAEALLRWRHPEHGLVSPTRFVPIMEAAGLADEIGLWAINAACREAGTWRRLGLGPLRVAVNISGHQLDRRDLVTLIERTLARHSLSSDLFEIELTETIAAGDVDRIAALFGRLRRLGVAIAIDDFGTGYSSFSTLRTLRFDKLKIDREFVTAVDRRRDSQAICRAILELGQGLGIRVLAEGVETAAEYSWLNAQGCRHFQGYYFARPLDPAAFRAFVQDERRLSGLLAPLSDPVSERLRA; via the coding sequence ATGGCAGATCGCGTCACGGCGATTGAGCAGCGCCTGCTCCATCGCCATCCTGTGAGCGGCCTGCCGACCCGCGAGCCGCTGTTCGCGGCGATCGCCGCAAGCCCGGACGGGGTGCTCGGCGTCATCCATCTGTTGGATCTTGAGCGTCTGCAGGCCTTCGACGAGGCGCTGGCGGACCATGTGCTGGCCGCGCTCGCCGAGCGGGTGGTGCGGATGCTGGGCGCCGGAGCGCTGGTCGCGCAGGTCGATCGCGCCAGACTGGCAGTCTGGTTCGGGACGGAGACGCCGGCCGAGGTGGCGGACACCAAGTTGCAGGCGCTCGGTTATGCATTGGGCGAGGCGGTGTCGTTCGGCCAGCGCGAGGTTCTCCCCGAAATCCGCATCAGTCACGCGCACATGTCGGACCATGGAATCGCGCCCGCCACGCTTCTGGCCCGTGTCAGTGCTTCCCGGAGTGGCGGGGCCGATATTTCTGCCCCCGCGACCGATGATCCATTGATCGCGGCACAGCAACTCTATGCCCTTGAGCAGGATCTCCGTCGTGCCGTCGCGCGCGGCGAACTGGAACTCGCCTATCAACCGCTCGTCGATGCGCAGGCAGGCGCAGTGTGTGGCGCCGAGGCTCTGCTGCGCTGGCGGCACCCCGAGCACGGCCTCGTGTCCCCGACACGCTTCGTGCCGATCATGGAGGCGGCGGGGCTGGCCGACGAGATCGGGCTGTGGGCGATTAACGCCGCCTGCCGCGAAGCCGGCACGTGGCGGCGGCTCGGCCTCGGTCCGCTGCGCGTCGCCGTCAACATTTCCGGCCACCAGCTCGATCGCCGCGACCTCGTCACCCTGATCGAGCGCACGTTGGCGCGCCATTCGCTCTCGTCCGATCTGTTCGAGATCGAGTTGACCGAGACGATCGCGGCCGGCGATGTCGATCGCATCGCCGCGTTGTTCGGGCGGCTACGCCGGCTAGGGGTCGCGATCGCGATCGACGATTTCGGCACCGGCTATTCGAGTTTCAGCACGCTCAGAACACTGCGTTTCGACAAGCTCAAGATCGACCGTGAATTCGTCACCGCGGTCGATCGGCGGCGTGACAGCCAGGCGATCTGCCGCGCGATCCTCGAACTCGGCCAGGGGCTGGGCATCCGCGTGCTGGCCGAGGGCGTCGAGACGGCGGCCGAATATAGCTGGCTGAACGCGCAGGGCTGCCGCCACTTCCAGGGCTATTATTTCGCGCGGCCGCTCGATCCGGCTGCATTTCGGGCGTTCGTGCAGGACGAGCGCCGTCTCTCGGGCCTGCTGGCGCCCCTATCAGATCCCGTGTCCGAAAGGTTGCGTGCATGA
- a CDS encoding tyrosine-type recombinase/integrase: MGTSEYDPGAGDRQAWNAGRKVGAKRALKPKQIWGIRFYLDHHRRLRDRALFDVAIDSKLRGCDVVRLKIGDIVSGCQIRTRATVTQTKTGRPVQFELLSDARASLLAWLQRRGGALGDYVFPSRIDHSDHLSTRQYARLVDEWVTGVGLRREDYGTHSLRRTKASIIYKATGNLRAVQILLGHSKIENTVRYLGVDVEDALTLAESTEI; this comes from the coding sequence ATGGGCACTTCAGAATATGATCCGGGCGCGGGCGACCGGCAGGCCTGGAACGCCGGGCGCAAGGTAGGTGCGAAGCGCGCGCTGAAGCCGAAACAGATATGGGGTATCCGCTTCTATCTTGATCATCATCGTCGGCTTCGCGATCGGGCGCTGTTCGATGTCGCGATCGATAGCAAACTTCGAGGATGCGACGTCGTTCGTCTCAAAATCGGCGATATCGTTAGTGGTTGTCAGATTCGGACGCGGGCTACCGTGACGCAAACGAAGACTGGAAGGCCGGTGCAGTTCGAGTTGCTGTCGGACGCTCGAGCCAGTCTGCTTGCCTGGTTGCAGCGTCGCGGCGGTGCGTTGGGGGATTATGTTTTTCCCAGTCGGATCGACCACTCCGATCACCTCAGCACGCGGCAGTACGCTCGCCTCGTCGATGAGTGGGTAACGGGCGTCGGGCTTCGACGCGAGGACTATGGCACGCATTCGCTGAGGCGAACCAAGGCGTCGATCATTTACAAGGCGACCGGAAATCTCCGGGCAGTCCAAATCCTGCTCGGTCACAGCAAGATAGAGAACACGGTCCGGTATCTCGGCGTCGATGTCGAGGATGCCTTGACCCTTGCAGAGAGTACAGAAATTTGA